A window from Prochlorococcus marinus CUG1435 encodes these proteins:
- a CDS encoding thiamine phosphate synthase — protein sequence MLNSNPTNSEDLRIYQIIDANLDRAREGLRVLEDWARFGLGKEKYVKRIKNFRQILGKNHLEIYKQSRNHTEDKCKGLTHQEQINRNTFEKIISSNSGRVQEALRVIEEFSRLHNHELSKIASEIRYEIYNIEIDLLNLSTCKNSEEILKENDLYVITDQKDNLLEIIEKILIAGVKIIQHRFKTGTDKDNLEEAIKIKNLCKRYNSLFIINDRLDIALASNADGIHLGQDDLDLKSARKLLGYSKIIGISANNEIDISNALKDGCNYIGVGPVFETATKKNKKPIGIEKIKILTKDLNIPWFAIGGIKSNNISYLKKNGFKKVALVSQLMNSEDPKKDAIMILKKLSHEN from the coding sequence ATGCTGAATTCCAATCCTACAAACTCTGAAGATTTAAGAATTTATCAAATTATTGACGCCAATCTAGACAGAGCCAGAGAGGGATTACGAGTACTGGAGGATTGGGCTAGATTTGGTCTAGGCAAAGAAAAATATGTTAAAAGGATTAAAAATTTTAGACAAATTTTGGGGAAAAATCATCTAGAAATTTATAAACAATCTAGAAATCATACTGAGGACAAATGCAAAGGGCTGACCCATCAAGAGCAAATCAACAGAAATACCTTTGAGAAAATTATAAGTTCTAATTCAGGAAGAGTTCAAGAAGCATTAAGAGTCATCGAAGAATTCTCAAGGCTACATAATCATGAACTTTCAAAAATCGCTTCGGAAATTAGATATGAAATTTATAATATAGAAATTGACTTATTAAATTTAAGCACGTGTAAGAATTCTGAGGAAATATTAAAAGAAAATGACTTATATGTAATCACAGATCAAAAGGATAATTTATTAGAAATAATTGAAAAGATTTTAATTGCAGGAGTAAAAATCATTCAACATAGATTTAAAACGGGAACTGATAAAGATAATCTAGAAGAAGCAATTAAGATTAAAAATCTATGTAAAAGATATAATTCCTTGTTCATCATTAACGATAGGCTTGATATAGCTCTAGCTTCTAATGCGGATGGAATTCATCTTGGACAAGATGATTTAGACTTAAAGTCCGCAAGAAAATTATTAGGATATTCAAAAATAATTGGTATAAGCGCAAATAATGAAATTGATATTTCTAATGCTCTTAAAGACGGTTGTAATTACATAGGAGTAGGACCAGTATTTGAAACAGCAACAAAAAAGAACAAAAAACCTATAGGTATTGAAAAGATAAAAATATTGACAAAAGATTTAAATATTCCTTGGTTTGCTATCGGAGGAATTAAGTCGAATAATATTTCATATTTAAAAAAAAATGGGTTTAAAAAAGTTGCCTTAGTTTCCCAATTAATGAATTCTGAAGATCCTAAAAAAGACGCTATTATGATTTTAAAAAAGTTGTCTCATGAAAATTAA
- the thiS gene encoding sulfur carrier protein ThiS — MKIKVNGEEKKIELDQENAVLSKALNLMGYKPNTIVVELNNLIINSLKWEKVKLKDGDNLEIVSIVGGG, encoded by the coding sequence ATGAAAATTAAAGTAAATGGAGAAGAAAAAAAAATAGAACTTGATCAAGAAAACGCTGTATTATCTAAAGCTCTAAATTTAATGGGATATAAACCCAACACAATTGTCGTAGAGTTAAATAATTTAATTATTAATTCCTTAAAATGGGAAAAAGTGAAACTTAAAGATGGGGATAATTTAGAAATCGTTTCAATAGTTGGTGGTGGTTAA
- the larB gene encoding nickel pincer cofactor biosynthesis protein LarB, with the protein MNFDIKFDFQRRERLGLIEAIWGQDKSIDQLKRLSESVLSKNEVVFITRINDEKANYLLDLYDDARFYEEANCLIIGKNLNKINTNKKVAIISGGSSDLAVTLEAKLALEIYGVNCQSFIDVGVAGLHRLMSQLEEINKYNVLIVCAGMEGALATVVGGLLPQPIIAVPVSVGYGVSKDGSAALNSMLSSCSPGIAVMNIDNGYGAAMAALRIIKNIS; encoded by the coding sequence ATGAATTTTGATATCAAGTTTGATTTTCAAAGAAGAGAGAGGCTTGGACTTATTGAGGCTATCTGGGGGCAAGACAAGAGTATCGACCAATTAAAGAGATTATCTGAGAGTGTATTAAGTAAAAATGAGGTTGTTTTCATTACAAGGATTAATGATGAAAAGGCTAATTATCTTTTAGATTTATATGATGATGCACGATTCTATGAAGAAGCAAATTGCCTAATAATTGGGAAAAATCTGAATAAAATAAATACTAATAAAAAAGTTGCCATAATTTCAGGAGGTTCAAGTGATTTGGCCGTAACACTTGAGGCAAAATTAGCACTTGAAATTTATGGAGTGAATTGTCAATCTTTTATAGATGTTGGAGTAGCAGGACTTCATCGATTAATGAGTCAGTTAGAAGAAATTAATAAATATAATGTATTAATAGTTTGTGCTGGAATGGAAGGAGCTTTGGCAACAGTTGTTGGTGGATTGTTGCCACAACCGATAATCGCAGTACCTGTCTCAGTCGGTTACGGCGTTAGTAAGGATGGGAGCGCAGCTTTAAATAGTATGTTGTCAAGTTGTTCTCCAGGTATTGCAGTTATGAATATAGATAATGGTTACGGAGCAGCAATGGCGGCTCTGAGAATTATTAAAAATATTTCCTAA
- a CDS encoding TIGR03792 family protein — protein MNKRFKVKKIIRNNTFLLICLFILFFQSNSEILNALQMENHQNGFIIEELRLKVPSKFKEVWLEAENKVWEPWLSIQEGFLGRQLFWDKEKEEALILVNWKSKKLWKSIPMSEVNVVQQKFEDNVKAALNVRENPFKLIYEGELDKQK, from the coding sequence ATGAATAAAAGATTTAAAGTTAAAAAGATAATTAGGAACAATACCTTCTTATTAATATGTTTATTTATATTATTCTTTCAAAGTAATTCTGAAATTCTTAATGCACTACAAATGGAAAATCATCAAAATGGATTCATAATAGAAGAATTAAGACTTAAAGTTCCATCTAAATTTAAAGAAGTATGGCTTGAGGCTGAAAACAAAGTTTGGGAGCCTTGGTTATCTATTCAAGAAGGTTTTTTGGGGAGACAATTGTTTTGGGATAAAGAAAAAGAAGAAGCTTTGATATTGGTAAATTGGAAAAGTAAAAAACTATGGAAAAGCATACCAATGTCAGAAGTAAATGTAGTCCAACAAAAATTTGAAGATAATGTTAAAGCTGCTCTTAATGTAAGAGAAAATCCTTTTAAATTAATTTATGAGGGAGAGTTAGATAAACAAAAATGA
- a CDS encoding 2-C-methyl-D-erythritol 2,4-cyclodiphosphate synthase, producing MTRTSPQFRIGNGYDIHRLVFGRKLIIGGVLLNHPHNLGLDGHSDADVLIHSIMDALLGALSLGDIGKYFPPSDNKWKDSNSLFLLSEVIELIRKEGWEVNNIDSVVVAERPKLKPYLEQMKKNIANTLQIDDSLIGIKATTNEKLGPEGREEGISCHSVALLEKKL from the coding sequence ATGACTAGAACCTCACCACAGTTCCGTATTGGTAATGGATATGACATTCATAGATTAGTTTTTGGAAGGAAACTTATCATCGGAGGTGTTTTATTAAACCATCCTCATAATTTAGGTCTAGATGGGCATAGTGATGCCGACGTCTTAATACATTCCATTATGGATGCATTATTAGGAGCTCTTTCTCTTGGGGATATTGGAAAATACTTTCCACCATCTGATAACAAATGGAAAGATTCAAATAGTTTATTCCTATTATCAGAAGTTATTGAATTAATAAGAAAAGAAGGTTGGGAGGTTAATAATATTGATAGTGTTGTTGTTGCTGAACGGCCAAAACTAAAACCCTATTTGGAACAAATGAAAAAAAATATTGCCAACACTTTACAAATCGATGATAGTTTAATAGGAATTAAAGCTACCACAAATGAAAAATTGGGTCCAGAGGGGAGAGAAGAAGGAATAAGTTGTCATTCTGTGGCATTGCTTGAGAAAAAATTATGA
- a CDS encoding site-specific integrase, whose translation MTSNEQEITNHKSVTDNDVILNAVDALLTSAGFNKDELNIALDAIKNAKSQSLVSKKQDNKFWLEKTLIYPNIDECFIYKRATSVSGKWYLRIYDYKNNKPVVRSLKTTDKNKAIATARVMYMELKGKIDRNEKLQQITAEELIQKYEKTLVEKISPIPMSGGITPDHYKVKRYHLRTWREFLTENKLIDKPIDKIQPNQVKNFGLWMLNKPKQTAKHIQGRSIEVVNDTVSEITRMYYQIAKGNYLTESQIPVIDRIKQVPDDSFKRDILTEVQYEKFWKYCHHRYSAKKHNPDVPKEELLKRKIFTEFVLIMANVGFRTKELLGIKIGEITEGEGWDDEKKKTDIVMKVRKDNSKTGKGRLCVAPVRDRVEKVKKYYKQLGVKQEKEDYLFINPTSKKRNSYGRMVFHNRLKKVLLDSGLQDEFDAEGKRVSLYSFRHLYACWRLRFGNTPIHLLAKQMGTSVGKIESTYGHIMVLEQADQITKNQVEQRLKRNGVRLAIPEVLDDDYVASAS comes from the coding sequence GTGACATCAAACGAGCAAGAAATTACAAATCACAAATCAGTTACAGATAATGATGTGATATTGAATGCAGTTGATGCTCTATTAACATCTGCTGGATTTAATAAAGATGAATTAAATATTGCACTTGATGCAATTAAAAATGCTAAATCACAGAGTTTAGTAAGCAAGAAACAAGATAATAAATTCTGGTTGGAAAAGACATTGATTTATCCAAATATTGATGAATGTTTTATCTACAAAAGAGCAACAAGTGTAAGTGGTAAATGGTATTTAAGAATTTATGATTACAAGAACAATAAACCAGTAGTACGTTCACTAAAGACAACTGATAAGAATAAAGCAATTGCTACTGCAAGAGTGATGTACATGGAATTGAAAGGGAAAATTGATAGAAATGAGAAATTGCAGCAGATTACAGCAGAAGAATTAATACAAAAATATGAGAAGACATTAGTAGAGAAGATATCTCCTATACCAATGTCTGGAGGGATAACACCTGACCACTACAAAGTTAAAAGATACCATCTTCGTACATGGAGAGAGTTCCTAACTGAAAACAAATTAATTGATAAACCAATAGATAAAATCCAACCAAATCAAGTTAAGAACTTTGGATTGTGGATGCTAAACAAACCCAAGCAGACAGCAAAACACATACAAGGAAGGAGTATTGAAGTTGTTAATGATACTGTGAGCGAGATAACGAGAATGTATTACCAGATTGCCAAAGGTAACTATCTAACAGAAAGTCAAATACCAGTAATAGACAGGATAAAACAAGTACCAGATGATAGTTTTAAGAGGGATATCTTAACAGAAGTACAGTATGAGAAATTCTGGAAATATTGCCATCATCGTTACTCTGCTAAGAAACACAATCCAGATGTACCTAAAGAGGAATTACTCAAGAGAAAGATATTTACTGAATTTGTATTGATAATGGCGAATGTTGGGTTTAGGACAAAGGAATTACTTGGAATAAAGATTGGAGAAATTACTGAGGGAGAAGGTTGGGATGATGAGAAAAAGAAGACCGATATAGTTATGAAGGTACGCAAAGATAATAGTAAAACTGGTAAAGGTCGTCTATGTGTAGCACCAGTCAGAGATAGGGTAGAGAAAGTGAAAAAGTACTATAAACAGTTGGGTGTGAAGCAAGAAAAGGAAGATTACTTATTCATAAATCCCACTTCTAAAAAGAGAAACAGTTATGGAAGGATGGTTTTCCATAATCGTCTCAAGAAAGTATTACTTGATAGTGGTTTACAAGATGAGTTTGATGCAGAAGGTAAACGTGTCTCACTTTATAGTTTTAGACACTTATATGCTTGTTGGAGATTGAGATTTGGAAATACTCCAATACATCTTCTCGCTAAACAAATGGGGACATCAGTTGGAAAGATTGAAAGTACTTATGGTCACATCATGGTTTTGGAACAAGCAGACCAGATAACAAAGAACCAAGTAGAACAGAGATTGAAAAGAAATGGTGTACGTCTTGCTATCCCAGAAGTATTAGATGATGATTATGTAGCATCAGCAAGTTAA
- the trmD gene encoding tRNA (guanosine(37)-N1)-methyltransferase TrmD yields the protein MMSFKFEVITLFPKAFELINNLGVITRALDNNLIDVNLYDLREYGEGSYRQVDDKPYGGGAGMVLKPEPIYKAFESIRKTSKSKTLLMTPQGKVLKQRDLMRWSTLDQLIIICGQYEGFDERVRFLADEEISLGDFILSGGEIPALSIINGLTRLLPGTLGDPESLIKESHNSSLLEYPHYTRPQVFKDMKVPDVLINGNHKEIEIWREEQMLKRTNERRKDLFKKIFPDQNGNQYDENEWYWDI from the coding sequence ATGATGAGTTTTAAGTTTGAAGTAATTACATTGTTCCCTAAAGCTTTTGAATTAATAAATAATTTAGGGGTTATTACAAGAGCTCTAGATAATAATTTGATTGATGTTAATTTATACGACTTGAGAGAATATGGAGAAGGCTCTTATAGACAGGTAGACGATAAGCCATATGGAGGAGGGGCGGGAATGGTGTTAAAACCTGAACCTATTTATAAGGCATTTGAATCAATTAGAAAAACATCTAAAAGTAAAACTTTGTTGATGACGCCACAGGGTAAAGTATTAAAGCAAAGGGATCTTATGAGATGGTCAACTTTGGATCAATTAATAATTATATGCGGGCAATATGAAGGGTTTGATGAAAGAGTTAGATTTCTGGCTGATGAAGAAATTTCTTTAGGCGATTTTATTTTATCTGGGGGCGAAATCCCTGCGTTATCAATAATTAATGGCTTGACCAGACTTTTACCTGGGACTCTTGGGGATCCTGAGTCATTAATTAAAGAAAGCCATAATTCTTCTTTATTAGAATATCCCCATTACACTAGGCCTCAGGTTTTTAAAGATATGAAAGTCCCTGACGTTCTTATAAATGGAAACCATAAAGAAATAGAAATCTGGAGGGAGGAACAAATGTTGAAAAGAACTAATGAAAGGAGAAAAGATCTTTTTAAAAAAATATTTCCTGATCAAAATGGAAATCAATATGATGAAAATGAATGGTACTGGGATATCTAG
- the era gene encoding GTPase Era encodes MINYKSGFVTLLGRPNVGKSTLINKLIGEKITITSPIAQTTRNKLKGILTTENGQIIFVDTPGVHKPHHRLGEILVKNAKSAINGVDMVVFVIDSSEEPGRGDEYIMNFLAANKTEFIVALNKWDLVSKDFRNLRLDQYRRFFGFNRNFQIVSASQGEGCSELIDKILPFLPEGPKLYNEDTICDQPLEKLLSDLVREQVLINTREEVPHSVAVKIEKMEEMKRKNGKSFTAILATIIVERSTQKGILIGRNGSMLKNIGQCARSNMSKLIDGPVHLELFVKVVTNWRKKESRLIEFGYEEDF; translated from the coding sequence TTGATTAATTATAAATCTGGGTTTGTAACTTTACTAGGTAGGCCAAATGTTGGAAAATCTACTTTAATAAATAAGTTGATTGGAGAAAAAATAACAATTACTTCTCCAATAGCCCAAACTACTAGAAATAAATTAAAAGGAATACTAACTACGGAAAATGGACAAATAATTTTTGTTGATACACCAGGAGTGCATAAACCTCATCATCGCCTTGGGGAAATATTAGTAAAAAATGCAAAATCAGCAATTAATGGAGTTGATATGGTTGTTTTTGTTATTGATTCAAGTGAAGAGCCTGGTAGAGGTGATGAATACATAATGAATTTTTTAGCTGCAAATAAAACTGAATTTATTGTTGCTTTAAATAAGTGGGATTTGGTAAGTAAGGATTTTAGGAATTTACGATTAGATCAGTATAGAAGATTTTTCGGATTTAATAGAAATTTTCAAATTGTAAGTGCTTCGCAAGGAGAAGGATGTTCTGAATTAATCGATAAGATACTTCCTTTTCTTCCAGAGGGTCCAAAACTTTATAATGAAGATACTATATGCGACCAACCATTAGAGAAATTATTATCTGATCTAGTGCGTGAGCAGGTATTAATTAATACAAGAGAAGAAGTGCCGCATAGTGTTGCCGTAAAGATAGAAAAGATGGAGGAAATGAAAAGAAAAAATGGAAAAAGTTTTACAGCTATTTTGGCCACTATTATTGTTGAAAGGTCAACTCAAAAAGGGATTCTTATTGGAAGGAATGGTTCGATGTTAAAAAATATTGGTCAGTGTGCAAGATCAAATATGTCAAAATTAATTGATGGTCCAGTTCACTTGGAGTTGTTTGTGAAAGTTGTTACTAATTGGAGAAAAAAAGAATCAAGACTAATTGAGTTTGGTTATGAGGAAGATTTCTAG
- a CDS encoding US12 family protein: MPASSNFNQAIREAQTSSIVGPNVVQKALPYVGGGMVLTSLGVLAGVSLIATNPTLFQPLSIVALIAELVLFFIATSAANNANNAKALPLLTGFSLLTGFTLSGIVALAIGTIGIGSVGTAALATGITFVIASYTGQRMSDSVGQALSGVVGLGLIGLLIAMFVQLIGGFFAPGVFGGSGLELIIAGFGTVLFVAMSFVDFYTMPRRYNDDQYLAGALGMYLTYINLFVFILRLMIALQGGGRRD; the protein is encoded by the coding sequence ATGCCAGCAAGTAGTAATTTCAATCAAGCCATTCGAGAAGCACAAACGAGTTCAATTGTTGGACCTAATGTTGTTCAAAAAGCTCTACCTTATGTTGGTGGAGGTATGGTGCTAACCTCTTTAGGGGTTTTAGCAGGTGTCTCACTCATAGCAACGAATCCCACTCTTTTTCAGCCTCTTTCAATAGTTGCTCTAATTGCAGAATTAGTTTTGTTTTTTATAGCAACAAGTGCCGCAAATAATGCAAATAATGCAAAGGCCTTGCCTTTACTAACAGGATTTAGTTTGCTAACTGGATTCACATTAAGTGGAATAGTCGCATTAGCAATAGGAACAATTGGTATTGGTTCAGTTGGAACAGCTGCATTAGCTACAGGTATAACTTTTGTTATAGCGTCCTACACTGGCCAAAGGATGAGTGATAGTGTTGGTCAAGCACTAAGTGGCGTCGTTGGGCTTGGTTTAATTGGGCTTCTAATAGCTATGTTTGTTCAATTAATAGGAGGATTCTTTGCTCCTGGTGTTTTTGGAGGTTCAGGACTCGAGTTGATAATCGCAGGATTTGGTACAGTCTTATTTGTTGCAATGTCTTTTGTGGATTTTTATACAATGCCAAGAAGATATAATGACGATCAGTACCTCGCGGGAGCTTTAGGAATGTACCTTACTTACATAAATTTATTCGTTTTCATATTAAGGTTAATGATTGCTCTCCAAGGAGGAGGAAGAAGAGATTAA
- a CDS encoding PhoH family protein, translating to MKEVSKTGHFIIDLPSSDAATALSGQGNSFLKKFESLTGVSLTIRGLQLEMNGVISKIERASALVELTRPIWEQGLEVPEVDLKAALSSLNMGESSSHAELGKKVLARSKAGKYLRPRTIRQKEYVESIENFDLTFAIGPAGTGKTFLATVCAARLLNEKKIEKIVLTRPAVEAGESLGFLPGDLQQKVDPYLRPLFDSLHNIFGVDRTNSLIDKGIIEVAPLAFMRGRTLDNSMVILDEAQNTTCSQMRMFLTRLGERSKMVVNGDITQIDLKKDQESGLVEASRIFAETEGIKFCYLTVQDVVRHPLVQKIIEAYK from the coding sequence ATGAAAGAAGTTTCCAAAACTGGTCACTTCATTATAGATTTGCCAAGTTCTGACGCTGCTACAGCATTATCCGGACAAGGAAATTCTTTTTTAAAAAAATTTGAGTCTCTCACAGGAGTTTCTTTAACTATAAGGGGCTTACAACTTGAGATGAATGGGGTTATATCTAAGATTGAAAGAGCTTCAGCATTAGTAGAGCTCACAAGACCAATTTGGGAACAAGGGTTAGAAGTTCCTGAGGTGGATCTTAAAGCTGCTCTTAGTTCTTTAAATATGGGAGAGTCATCTTCACATGCTGAACTTGGAAAAAAAGTCCTTGCTCGTTCCAAAGCAGGAAAATACTTAAGACCAAGAACAATAAGGCAAAAAGAATATGTTGAATCAATTGAAAACTTTGATCTGACGTTTGCAATTGGCCCTGCTGGAACTGGTAAGACATTTTTGGCAACTGTTTGTGCAGCAAGACTATTGAACGAGAAAAAAATAGAAAAAATTGTCCTGACCAGACCAGCAGTCGAAGCTGGTGAAAGTTTGGGATTCCTACCTGGAGATTTGCAACAAAAAGTAGATCCATATTTAAGACCCCTATTTGATTCTTTGCATAATATTTTCGGAGTGGATAGAACAAATTCGTTAATTGATAAAGGAATAATTGAAGTTGCTCCTTTAGCGTTTATGAGAGGAAGGACCTTAGATAACTCTATGGTCATTTTAGATGAAGCACAAAATACAACCTGTTCTCAAATGAGAATGTTTTTAACCAGATTAGGCGAGAGATCTAAAATGGTTGTAAACGGAGATATTACTCAAATTGATTTAAAAAAAGATCAGGAAAGTGGTCTAGTAGAGGCATCAAGAATTTTCGCTGAAACTGAAGGCATAAAATTTTGCTATTTGACTGTCCAAGATGTAGTTCGACATCCCCTAGTTCAGAAAATTATTGAGGCTTATAAATAA
- the rpsP gene encoding 30S ribosomal protein S16 has product MIKLRLKRFGKKKEASFRIVACNSTSRRDGRPLQELGFYNPRTKETRLDTEALRKRLTQGAQPTSVVRTLLEKGGLLEKVERPAIAIGKAKLEKEKLVKAKSKDEESDSSKTESSSNEAES; this is encoded by the coding sequence ATGATTAAATTGCGCCTTAAGCGCTTTGGAAAGAAAAAAGAGGCAAGTTTCAGAATTGTTGCATGCAATAGTACTTCCAGAAGAGACGGTAGACCTCTCCAAGAACTAGGTTTTTATAACCCAAGAACTAAAGAAACTAGGCTTGATACTGAAGCTTTAAGAAAAAGGCTTACACAGGGTGCTCAGCCAACTAGTGTTGTAAGGACTTTATTAGAAAAGGGAGGATTATTAGAAAAAGTAGAGAGGCCCGCCATAGCTATCGGTAAGGCAAAGTTAGAGAAAGAAAAATTAGTTAAAGCTAAATCAAAAGACGAAGAAAGTGATAGTTCTAAAACTGAAAGTAGTAGCAATGAAGCTGAAAGCTAG
- the ffh gene encoding signal recognition particle protein → MFDELSSRFEDAVKGLRGEAKISENNINDALKEVKRALLDADVSLSVVKEFISDVKDKAIGEEVVRGVNPSQKFIEVVNKELINIMGNENSPLNENKNSPTVILMAGLQGAGKTTATGKLGLYLKEKEKKVLLVAADIYRPAAVEQLKTLGSQYDLEVFSAKGNNSKPEDIAKDALLYASKNNFNSIIIDTAGRLQIDESMMSEMVRIKEVSKPDEVLLVVDSMIGQEAADLTKSFHEKVGISGAILTKLDGDSRGGAALSIRKISGKPIKFIGVGEKIEALQPFHPERMASRILGMGDVLTLVEKAQKEVELADAEAMQKKLQEATFDFNDFVKQMRLIKRMGSLGGLIKLIPGMNKIDDGMIKDGEDQLKKIESMISSMTLEEKQKPEVLAAQPSRRQRIAQGSGYEAKDVDKVLADFQRMRGFMKQMSNGGMPGMGGMPGMGGMPGMGGMPGMGGMPGMGGMPGMGGVGTNKSMKKQKNNKKKKGFADL, encoded by the coding sequence ATGTTTGATGAACTTTCATCACGCTTTGAAGACGCAGTAAAAGGTTTAAGAGGCGAAGCAAAAATTAGTGAAAATAATATAAATGATGCCTTGAAGGAAGTAAAGCGAGCATTGCTTGATGCCGATGTCAGTTTATCTGTAGTAAAAGAGTTTATATCAGATGTAAAGGATAAAGCTATTGGAGAAGAAGTAGTTAGGGGTGTAAACCCAAGTCAAAAATTTATAGAGGTTGTAAATAAAGAATTAATTAACATTATGGGGAATGAAAACTCCCCTTTAAACGAAAATAAAAATAGCCCCACCGTTATTTTAATGGCTGGACTTCAGGGAGCTGGTAAAACAACTGCAACAGGAAAATTAGGTCTTTACTTGAAGGAAAAAGAAAAAAAAGTTCTTTTGGTGGCTGCAGATATTTATCGACCAGCAGCCGTTGAACAACTTAAAACACTAGGAAGTCAATATGATTTAGAAGTTTTTTCAGCGAAAGGAAATAATAGTAAGCCCGAAGATATTGCAAAGGATGCATTGCTATATGCGAGTAAAAATAACTTTAACTCCATCATTATTGATACAGCAGGAAGATTGCAAATTGATGAATCAATGATGAGTGAAATGGTTCGGATTAAAGAAGTATCTAAACCTGATGAAGTTTTACTTGTTGTTGATTCTATGATTGGTCAAGAAGCTGCTGATTTAACAAAGTCATTTCATGAAAAAGTTGGAATTTCAGGCGCGATACTTACAAAGTTGGATGGCGACTCTAGAGGAGGCGCTGCTTTATCAATAAGAAAAATAAGTGGCAAACCTATCAAATTTATTGGAGTAGGAGAAAAAATTGAGGCGCTGCAACCTTTCCATCCAGAAAGAATGGCAAGCAGAATTTTAGGAATGGGTGATGTATTGACACTCGTTGAAAAAGCTCAAAAGGAAGTTGAGCTTGCTGATGCAGAAGCAATGCAAAAGAAACTTCAAGAAGCAACTTTTGATTTTAATGATTTTGTTAAGCAAATGAGATTAATTAAGAGGATGGGATCACTTGGGGGCTTGATAAAACTAATACCTGGAATGAATAAAATTGATGATGGGATGATAAAAGACGGAGAAGATCAACTCAAGAAAATAGAATCTATGATCTCATCAATGACTCTTGAAGAGAAACAAAAACCTGAAGTTCTTGCTGCTCAGCCTTCAAGAAGACAAAGGATTGCTCAAGGTAGTGGTTATGAAGCAAAAGATGTTGATAAAGTTTTAGCTGATTTTCAAAGAATGAGGGGCTTTATGAAACAAATGTCGAATGGAGGAATGCCTGGAATGGGAGGAATGCCTGGAATGGGAGGAATGCCTGGAATGGGAGGAATGCCTGGAATGGGAGGAATGCCTGGAATGGGAGGAATGCCTGGAATGGGGGGAGTTGGTACTAATAAATCAATGAAAAAACAAAAAAATAATAAAAAGAAAAAAGGTTTTGCTGATTTGTAG